From a single Hyphomicrobiales bacterium genomic region:
- a CDS encoding conserved hypothetical protein (Evidence 4 : Unknown function but conserved in other organisms), which yields MRMFATRVWGLGFERLPIATFGSAGHLNRLLKLAERGDRLLFVGTKTERTPDSLQGRLLGMAEIGFEPLRTLEIATHADLDARDFDERGNYKFPHAVALTRAWRFVPQPVVTDTLSTQLTMLATPGVEELEEEDVRRVLALAAEPLVLPELPSLQRMRQLNELLRPTTGPKPGDVAYRVEHSAQNPASTYALRFGKRNVFKIGHAGDVDARLAAVNQHVPVEVLNEQWKIFLTQTWKTSVEAYEMEQRVLRRMESKRSGFERVLCSDTELQSV from the coding sequence ATGAGGATGTTCGCAACCCGCGTCTGGGGCCTGGGATTTGAACGTCTGCCGATCGCGACCTTCGGATCGGCGGGCCACCTCAACCGTCTCCTCAAGCTTGCTGAACGCGGGGACCGCCTGCTGTTCGTGGGCACGAAGACAGAGCGCACGCCAGACTCCCTCCAAGGGCGATTGCTGGGAATGGCGGAGATTGGTTTCGAGCCGCTGCGCACGCTCGAGATCGCCACCCACGCCGACCTCGATGCCCGCGACTTCGACGAGCGCGGCAACTACAAATTTCCTCATGCGGTCGCACTGACCCGGGCATGGCGCTTCGTGCCGCAGCCGGTGGTGACGGACACGCTGTCCACGCAGCTGACCATGCTCGCGACGCCGGGCGTGGAAGAGCTTGAGGAGGAAGATGTAAGACGTGTCCTGGCGCTCGCTGCCGAGCCGCTCGTGCTGCCCGAGCTTCCCTCTCTCCAGCGGATGCGGCAACTGAACGAGCTTCTTCGGCCGACCACCGGTCCGAAGCCAGGCGACGTCGCCTACCGCGTTGAGCACTCGGCCCAGAACCCCGCGTCAACCTATGCCCTGCGGTTTGGCAAGAGGAACGTCTTCAAGATCGGCCATGCTGGGGACGTCGACGCGCGGCTGGCGGCCGTGAACCAGCACGTCCCGGTCGAGGTGCTCAACGAGCAATGGAAGATCTTTCTGACCCAGACATGGAAGACCTCTGTTGAGGCCTATGAGATGGAGCAACGCGTGCTGAGGCGAATGGAATCAAAGCGAAGCGGCTTCGAACGTGTACTGTGCTCGGATACAGAACTGCAGTCCGTGTAG
- a CDS encoding hypothetical protein (Evidence 5 : Unknown function) — protein MLILHAMTDMTEKRRLDARPDRPEPNLDRYSRHYYDVHQIWTHLDYGVATASTRDLAEASRQHKMLMFRARDHRYDRAVPGSYRLVPTPEMRACPQ, from the coding sequence GTGCTGATCCTGCACGCCATGACCGATATGACCGAGAAGCGCCGTCTCGACGCCAGGCCCGACCGCCCGGAACCCAATCTCGATCGCTACTCGCGCCACTATTACGACGTCCATCAGATCTGGACCCATCTAGACTATGGCGTCGCGACCGCCTCGACGCGCGACCTCGCCGAAGCCTCCCGCCAGCACAAGATGCTGATGTTTCGCGCGCGGGATCATCGGTACGACCGGGCGGTGCCGGGGAGCTATCGTCTTGTCCCCACCCCGGAGATGCGTGCATGTCCGCAATGA
- a CDS encoding AAA_13 domain-containing protein translates to MAGEPIDDVLEWSKKLSSWKQDALRRLAISNELTATDVGELLAQVKSAAGFKLPAAPPKAVPFTKAHFGGGKHQPIILKGIANVENVNRLVPQASLTFCPKALTIVYGRNGSGKSGFVRILRTACRTRVENPAKLKVLADVYGGTAGPQTAQIVIDAGAGDTAIPWTPGTVAPPQLTQVSVFDTASAQLYVDGGNQIRFLPFGLALPHRLNAVCIGLKEALDSERATEVGNKVSLTEIAFAPQRETAAQRFDKTLSKSTTDAQIDAATVFGTADQERLDQITASLSAGVAAAADVNALSKWINTLAVECEAVASTLTDAALEQLSSLRAASVAARQAATIAAGELFTDEPLAGVGSDTWRVLWAAARDYSVTEAYRGQTFPVLVADSGAAACVLCQQPLLPDGASRMQRFQKFMDDTLDAAARTAEQAVADALANVHDLACLGADDFPDRLEQVRKRDAELADGLSIFQTSAVKRCANAVARLRGEESDAVPRMIVPIEDVKAFALKLKAEKDGLAQAGNSEERAKLAAEKAELEDRKTLAANKSKLVTRRDLLVIDDAYTKALADVQTRGITQRANELLDTHLTTAVVTRFDAERLRFDIMHLNVGLARKSGQTKAEFEIDPKTKLTKVTSEILSEGEQRALALAGFLTEVALTDGSGPIVIDDPVSSLDRDRSAKVAERIAEEATKRQVIVFTHDIIFFNELCRVADDARIEPVTVALFSDKSAAGKVDTAGMPWKGQDVSKRIGRIKNDAAPLAKLHATSPAEYEYQVKNLYGRLRDTYERVVEQVIFRDIVRRGTDVIQTQLLRYVRLSDALAIRFHEGMTRANTHSHDNPAADTFAVPQPHEFAAHIAELEFLISDLKAESEAAEAARPQMKPKK, encoded by the coding sequence ATGGCTGGGGAGCCGATAGATGATGTTCTGGAATGGTCAAAGAAGCTTTCGTCCTGGAAGCAGGATGCCCTGAGACGTCTGGCGATCAGCAATGAGCTTACCGCGACCGACGTCGGTGAGTTGCTTGCTCAGGTCAAATCCGCTGCCGGATTCAAACTTCCGGCCGCGCCTCCAAAAGCCGTCCCGTTCACCAAGGCTCATTTTGGAGGCGGGAAACATCAACCCATCATTCTAAAGGGCATCGCCAACGTCGAGAACGTGAATCGGTTGGTGCCCCAAGCGTCCCTCACCTTTTGTCCGAAAGCACTCACGATCGTTTATGGCCGGAACGGAAGCGGCAAGAGCGGCTTTGTGCGGATCCTCCGGACGGCCTGCCGGACGCGCGTCGAAAACCCGGCCAAGCTGAAGGTTCTCGCTGATGTCTATGGAGGCACTGCCGGCCCGCAAACGGCCCAGATTGTAATCGACGCCGGCGCCGGCGACACCGCAATCCCATGGACTCCTGGCACGGTCGCCCCGCCCCAGCTGACGCAAGTTTCCGTCTTCGACACGGCCTCCGCGCAGCTCTACGTCGATGGTGGGAACCAGATCCGGTTTCTTCCATTTGGATTGGCCCTGCCTCACCGTCTCAATGCCGTTTGCATCGGCTTGAAAGAGGCACTGGATTCTGAGCGCGCAACGGAGGTCGGGAACAAGGTCAGCCTGACGGAGATCGCTTTCGCTCCACAACGCGAAACGGCAGCCCAGCGCTTCGACAAAACCTTGAGCAAGTCCACGACTGATGCCCAAATCGATGCGGCGACAGTGTTCGGTACGGCAGATCAAGAGCGGCTCGACCAGATCACAGCTTCCCTCTCTGCAGGTGTCGCGGCCGCTGCCGATGTCAATGCGCTCTCCAAGTGGATCAATACCCTTGCGGTGGAGTGCGAGGCCGTCGCCTCAACGCTCACCGATGCTGCGTTGGAGCAACTTTCGAGCCTTCGTGCCGCTTCGGTCGCAGCACGCCAAGCAGCCACGATCGCTGCTGGAGAATTGTTCACCGACGAACCCCTAGCAGGTGTCGGCAGCGATACCTGGCGAGTACTCTGGGCCGCGGCGCGCGACTACTCCGTGACGGAAGCCTACCGGGGACAGACGTTTCCGGTATTGGTCGCAGACAGCGGTGCGGCTGCATGCGTGTTGTGCCAGCAGCCGCTACTGCCGGATGGCGCCAGTCGCATGCAGCGCTTTCAGAAATTCATGGACGACACCCTCGACGCTGCAGCCAGAACGGCGGAGCAGGCGGTGGCCGATGCACTCGCGAATGTTCATGACCTAGCCTGTCTTGGCGCCGACGACTTCCCTGACCGGCTCGAACAGGTGCGAAAGCGGGACGCGGAACTGGCTGATGGGCTCTCGATCTTTCAGACCTCGGCGGTGAAGCGCTGCGCGAACGCAGTTGCGCGGCTGCGAGGCGAAGAGAGCGACGCGGTCCCTCGAATGATTGTGCCGATCGAGGACGTGAAGGCTTTCGCGCTCAAGCTGAAGGCGGAGAAAGATGGGCTTGCGCAGGCAGGGAATTCCGAAGAGCGAGCCAAGCTGGCTGCGGAAAAGGCAGAGCTCGAAGATCGCAAGACGCTCGCCGCAAACAAATCGAAGCTTGTCACGCGTCGGGACTTGTTGGTTATCGACGACGCCTACACGAAAGCTCTCGCTGACGTGCAGACGAGAGGAATAACGCAGCGCGCCAACGAGTTGTTGGACACGCATCTGACGACGGCGGTGGTCACGCGTTTTGATGCCGAGCGGTTGCGCTTCGACATCATGCATCTCAATGTCGGGCTGGCCCGCAAGAGCGGTCAGACCAAGGCGGAATTCGAGATAGATCCCAAGACGAAGCTGACCAAGGTGACGTCGGAGATCCTAAGCGAGGGCGAACAGCGAGCCTTGGCCCTCGCCGGATTCTTGACCGAGGTTGCCCTGACCGACGGCTCGGGGCCGATCGTGATCGATGATCCCGTTTCCTCCCTCGACCGCGACAGAAGCGCCAAAGTGGCCGAGCGGATCGCCGAGGAGGCGACGAAGCGACAGGTCATCGTGTTCACCCATGACATCATCTTCTTTAATGAACTCTGTCGTGTAGCTGACGACGCCAGAATCGAGCCCGTCACGGTTGCGCTGTTCAGCGACAAATCCGCGGCTGGTAAAGTCGATACAGCGGGGATGCCATGGAAAGGCCAAGACGTCAGCAAGCGTATAGGACGGATAAAGAACGATGCCGCGCCGCTCGCAAAACTTCATGCGACGAGCCCAGCGGAGTACGAATATCAGGTGAAGAACCTGTATGGTCGGCTGCGCGACACTTATGAGCGCGTCGTGGAACAAGTGATTTTCAGGGACATTGTTCGACGTGGAACGGACGTCATCCAGACGCAGCTGCTTCGCTACGTTCGCCTTTCGGATGCGCTAGCCATCCGCTTCCACGAGGGGATGACCCGCGCAAACACGCATAGCCATGACAATCCGGCGGCAGACACCTTCGCTGTGCCTCAGCCCCACGAGTTCGCAGCGCATATCGCGGAGCTCGAGTTCCTGATCTCCGACCTTAAGGCCGAAAGTGAAGCTGCAGAGGCCGCTCGTCCGCAGATGAAGCCGAAGAAATGA